The following are encoded together in the Monodelphis domestica isolate mMonDom1 chromosome 5, mMonDom1.pri, whole genome shotgun sequence genome:
- the GPR22 gene encoding G-protein coupled receptor 22 has product MCLSPILEINMQSESNITVRDDIDDINTNMYPSSSYPLSFQVSLTGFLMLEIVLGLGSNLTVLVLYCMKSNLINSVSNIITMNLHVLDVIICVGCIPLTIVILLLSLESNTALICCFHEACVSFASVSTAINVFAITLDRYDISVKPANRILTMGRAVMLMTSIWIVSFFSFLIPFIEVNFFSLQSENRWKNKTLLCVSRNEYHTELGMYYHLLVQIPIFFFTVIVMLITYTKILQALNIRIGTRFSTGQKKKARKKKTISLTTQHETTDVSQSSGGRNVVFGVRTSVSVIIALRRAVKRHRERRERQKRVFRMSLLIISTFLLCWTPISVLNTTILCLGPSDLLVKLRLCFLVMAYGTTIFHPLLYAFTRQKFQKVLKSKMKKRVVSIVEADPMPNNAVIHNSWIDPKRNKTITFEDSEVREKCLVPQVVTD; this is encoded by the coding sequence ATGTGTCTCTCCCCCATTCTGGAAATCAACATGCAGTCTGAATCTAACATTACAGTCCGAGATGACATTGATGACATCAATACCAATATGTACCCATCATCATCATATCCATTAAGCTTTCAAGTATCTCTCACTGGATTTCTCATGTTAGAAATTGTATTGGGACTTGGCAGCAACCTCACAGTATTGGTACTTTACTGCATGAAATCCAACTTAATCAACTCTGTCAGTAACATTATTACAATGAATCTTCATGTACTTGATGTAATTATTTGTGTAGGATGTATTCCTCTAACTATAGTTATTCTTCTACTTTCATTGGAGAGTAATACTGCTCTCATATGTTGCTTCCATGAGGCTTGTGTATCCTTTGCAAGTGTCTCAACTGCAATCAACGTTTTTGCAATCACTTTGGACCGATATGATATCTCTGTAAAACCTGCAAACCGAATTCTGACGATGGGAAGAGCTGTCATGTTAATGACGTCCATATGGattgtctcatttttctctttcctaattCCCTTTATTGAGGTCAATTTTTTCAGTCTTCAAAGTGAAAACAGATGGAAAAACAAGACACTTCTCTGTGTCAGTAGAAATGAATACCACACTGAACTGGGGATGTATTATCATCTGCTAGTACAGATTCCAATCTTCTTTTTCACTGTTATAGTAATGCTAATTACCTACACCAAAATACTTCAAGCCCTAAATATTCGAATAGGCACAAGATTTTCAACAggtcaaaagaagaaagcaagaaagaaaaagacaatttctcTGACCACACAGCATGAGACTACTGACGTATCCCAAAGCAGTGGTGGGAGAAATGTAGTTTTTGGTGTAAGGACTTCTGTTTCTGTCATAATTGCTCTCCGGCGAGCTGTGAAGAGACACCGAGAAAGACGggagaggcaaaagagagtctTCAGAAtgtctctgttgattatttcaacatTTCTTCTCTGCTGGACACCAATTTCTGTTTTAAACACCACCATTTTATGTTTGGGCCCAAGTGACCTTCTGGTAAAATTAAGATTGTGTTTCCTAGTTATGGCCTATGGAACTACCATATTTCATCCTCTCCTATATGCATTTACTAGACAAAAATTTCAAAAGGtactgaaaagtaaaatgaaaaaacgAGTTGTTTCAATTGTGGAAGCAGATCCTATGCCTAATAATGCTGTAATACATAATTCTTGGATAGATCctaaaaggaataaaacaatTACCTTTGAAGACAGTGAAGTAAGAGAGAAATGTTTAGTACCACAGGTTGTTACAGACTAA